One window of the Dreissena polymorpha isolate Duluth1 chromosome 5, UMN_Dpol_1.0, whole genome shotgun sequence genome contains the following:
- the LOC127881881 gene encoding uncharacterized protein LOC127881881 isoform X1, which yields MAQNRKGKHKRTTRKEGNAIETTQDVESNSREVKEFSERLSRFMNYFAVNEHLIEFRRKIMFAYEREMTIFQKVLGLNRRIYIFGSQIEGTTTREMMSDMDHLYRFDMFRLFLDSDNPPSQLDAHQVVIKVSTHGCASQYCVLTMIEPSTHARRFETLDPKRNPPDIVHFFQKDWTSTDGMIPHTIMFDTLNRGPRQTKRHGPAESIENTDFVNACYCKSLPKQCKFVFERPRPGHWPSEKTLKKAQTYGVFIVPQGPTKSTNICTNDYFEYQWRISSNLTERLLMFSLDIVHLQAYVLAKMLRKELFVPEYQDRLSTYHFKTAFFFAVENTPSHIWREENIYNCVKYILATLRRFLTRKNCPHFTIENVNLFEGKIKIH from the coding sequence ATGGCTCAAAACAGGAAAGGTAAACATAAACGTACGACAAGGAAAGAGGGGAATGCTATTGAAACAACCCAAGATGTTGAAAGTAATTCGAGAGAGGTTAAAGAATTTTCTGAAAGACTCTCACGTTTTATGAATTACTTTGCCGTAAATGAACACTTAATAGAGTTTAGAAGGAAAATAATGTTCGCTTATGAACgtgaaatgacaattttccaaaaaGTACTTGGTCTTAACAGACGAATTTATATCTTTGGAAGTCAAATTGAGGGAACTACAACAAGGGAAATGATGTCTGACATGGATCATTTATATCGTTTTGATATGTTTCGATTGTTTCTTGATTCAGACAATCCCCCCTCGCAGCTTGATGCTCACCAAGTCGTAATTAAGGTTAGCACACATGGTTGTGCTTCGCAGTACTGTGTTCTAACAATGATTGAACCATCAACACACGCAAGGCGTTTTGAAACATTGGATCCGAAAAGGAATCCTCCTGATAtcgttcatttttttcaaaaggatTGGACATCAACTGACGGCATGATTCCACATACAATTATGTTCGACACCTTAAACCGAGGTCCAAGACAAACAAAAAGACACGGACCTGCAGAAAGTATAGAGAATACAGACTTTGTTAACGCGTGTTACTGTAAAAGTCTTCCAAAGCAATGCAAGTTCGTTTTTGAAAGGCCTCGCCCTGGTCACTGGCCTTCGGAGAAGACATTGAAAAAAGCACAGACATATGGCGTCTTTATAGTTCCACAGGGACCCACCAAAAGTACAAACATTTGTACGAACGATTATTTTGAATATCAATGGCGAATTTCCTCAAATCTGACAGAGCGGCTATTAATGTTCAGTTTGGATATAGTACATTTGCAAGCATACGTTCTGGCAAAGATGTTAAGAAAGGAGTTGTTTGTGCCAGAATACCAAGATAGGCTGAGTACATATCATTTTAAAACAGCTTTTTTCTTTGCGGTCGAGAACACCCCATCGCATATTTGGAGGGaggaaaatatttacaattgtgtCAAGTACATTCTTGCAACCTTGAGGCGCTTCTTAACGCGCAAAAATTGCCCACATTTTACTATAGAGAATGTTAACCTTTTTGAAGGGAAAATTAAAATACATTAG
- the LOC127881880 gene encoding uncharacterized protein LOC127881880, with product MLRRFMTRRMCPHFTIEYVNLFDGKIERHGFPKLMDKLTNVIKSLRAKIEKIQMDSIGKTLNEQIARKNDIRTYCVNGSALLNYVFNILQEVTQWFYEIEFSLKPVNGRRALFANALTLVETYYRTPLEKYRKYDYALHTMMTRLASVVASAYLEQKAEGHEYNHDDMNSARQMYIQSLESDIIGNYMRYASFLFCNGKYNKACRYFNLIEQKIEEDKKSNLIYQFVVSPSETLALQIAKQSCEQSFKQKWSVCLMFRPEESMCVPDFLRCEMYRGRFMLSIYSKEDCICVPIEPYLYYLQYLTYRELHQDRKQSEALKKLSNFTKNIKPTILIPSHSESHGDIWLSFPYFDTSLNMLGHCFELEQKFELAWRTYTTSLQLLPDGNAAILHKTRLLWQVMQSLQT from the coding sequence ATGTTGAGACGCTTCATGACAAGGCGCATGTGTCCACACTTTACCATAGAGTATGTTAACCTTTTTGATGGAAAAATTGAAAGACACGGGTTTCCGAAATTGATGGATAAacttacaaatgttattaaatcaCTACGGGCAAAGATTGAAAAGATACAAATGGACAGTATTGGAAAGACGCTTAATGAGCAAATTGCAAGAAAAAATGATATCAGAACATACTGTGTGAACGGTTCTGCACTGttgaattatgtatttaatattctACAGGAAGTGACGCAATGGTTTTATGAAATTGAATTTTCACTGAAACCCGTTAATGGCAGGAGAGCATTGTTTGCAAACGCATTAACTCTCGTAGAAACCTATTATCGCACCCCGTTggaaaaatacagaaaatatgacTATGCATTGCATACAATGATGACACGTCTGGCTAGTGTTGTTGCTTCGGCGTATTTAGAACAGAAGGCAGAAGGACATGAATATAATCACGATGACATGAATTCAGCTAGACAAATGTATATACAATCTCTAGAGTCTGATATCATTGGCAACTACATGCGATACGCTTCCTTCCTTTTTTGCAAtggaaaatataataaagcttgtAGATATTTTAACTTGATAGAACAAAAGATAGAAGAAGATAAAAAATCTAATCTCATTTACCAGTTTGTTGTCTCCCCATCGGAGACATTAGCACTACAGATAGCAAAACAGTCATGTGAACAGTCTTTCAAACAAAAATGGTCTGTCTGTTTGATGTTTAGACCAGAAGAGTCGATGTGTGTTCCTGATTTCTTGCGATGCGAAATGTACCGAGGGCGTTTTATGTTATCGATTTATAGCAAGGAAGACTGCATTTGTGTGCCAATCGAACCCTATCTCTACTATCTTCAGTACCTTACATACAGAGAACTCCATCAAGACAGGAAACAGTCGGAAGCTTTGAAGAAATTATCGAATTTCACTAAAAACATTAAACCCACAATATTGATCCCATCACATAGTGAATCACATGGTGATATCTGGTTATCATTCCCATACTTTGATACATCTTTGAACATGCTAGGGCACTGCTTTGAACTAGAGCAGAAGTTTGAATTGGCTTGGAGGACTTACACAACTTCTTTACAACTGCTTCCTGATGGAAATGCGGCCATCTTGCATAAAACTCGACTTCTGTGGCAGGTTATGCAAAGTCTGCAGACTTAG
- the LOC127881881 gene encoding uncharacterized protein LOC127881881 isoform X2: MNSLRTQIEHMQLDNIGESLNTSKHDRSRYTSCSVLYAEVCNFVLEARDNFHISGIPVSWRIAIFEIEHTNFETYHRAPMEKYRKYDYELRGCMSAMASFGASAYLEYKAEGNEYNDDGFNKARQLYTQSLESNIICNYMRYASFLFCNGEYDKACTYFDVIEKQIEEDKKSNPIYQLCVFPSESLALEISKQDYGQIFKQRWSVFLVFTQAEAMCSSEFLRCEMYRWCLGTVSSTEKLLVACHNKEDSICVQIEPYLYYLQYLTYRVLNQGPKQSKALMKLLIFTQIFKPTKLTLSNGNIFLSHFDTSLNMLGHCLNWSRNLNRRGRLTKRLYKFYLKEMRPSCI, translated from the coding sequence ATGAATTCACTGCGGACACAGATCGAACATATGCAACTGGACAACATTGGAGAGTCGCTAAATACGAGCAAGCATGACCGCAGCAGGTATACGAGTTGTTCAGTACTATATGCTGAAGTGTGCAATTTTGTACTGGAAGCAAGAGATAATTTTCATATTTCAGGAATACCCGTCAGTTGGAGGATAGCAATTTTTGAAATCGAACATACAAACTTTGAAACGTACCATCGCGCTCCAATggaaaaatacagaaaatatgacTATGAACTTCGTGGCTGTATGTCAGCTATGGCTAGTTTCGGTGCTTCGGCGTATTTAGAATATAAAGCAGAAGGAAATGAATACAATGACGACGGCTTCAATAAAGCTAGACAATTGTATACACAATCTCTAGAGTCAAATATAATTTGCAACTACATGCGATACGCTTCATTCCTTTTCTGCAATGGAGAATACGATAAAGCATGTACATATTTTGACGTGATAGAAAAGCAGATAGAAGAAGATAAAAAATCTAATCCAATATACCAGTTATGCGTTTTCCCATCGGAGTCATTAGCATTGGAGATATCAAAGCAGGACTATGGACAGATTTTCAAACAAAGATGGTCTGTCTTTTTGGTATTTACACAAGCAGAGGCGATGTGTTCTTCTGAATTTTTGCGGTGCGAAATGTACCGATGGTGTTTAGGGACAGTCAGTTCAACCGAGAAACTTCTTGTTGCATGTCATAACAAAGAGGACAGCATTTGTGTGCAAATCGAACCGTATCTCTACTATCTACAGTATCTTACATACAGAGTACTCAACCAAGGACCTAAACAGTCGAAAGCATTGATGAAATTATTGATATTCACTCAAATATTTAAACCCACAAAATTAACTTTATCGAATGGCAAtatatttttatcccattttGATACCTCTTTGAATATGCTAGGGCACTGCTTGAACTGGAGCAGAAATTTGAATCGGCGTGGAAGACTTACAAAACGTCTTTACAAATTCTACCTCAAAGAAATGCGGCCGTCTTGCATATGA